From the genome of Ananas comosus cultivar F153 linkage group 18, ASM154086v1, whole genome shotgun sequence, one region includes:
- the LOC109724277 gene encoding serine carboxypeptidase-like gives MAPRSSTSAPLLLSFLFHLLLLLLHSANPNPSPNTRRVYSRRPIRFAEELIGDLNLLPGIEEVEGGDAIEGFSSPRLVERRLRLPILGDIGSEISVEQLGHHAGYYRLEHTHGARMFYFFFESRGKSSDPVVIWLTGGPGCSSELALFYENGPFKIADNMSLIWNDYGWDKASNLIYVDQPTGTGFSYTTDLRDFRFGEKGIANDLYDFLQAFFTEHPDYLKNDFYITGESYAGHYIPAAAERVYRGNKEKERLHINLKGFAIGNGLTDPAIQYGAYADYALEMGVIGQDAHNTIDKIYPACKLGIQLCGSSGVISCAASYILCNSIFTSILLLAGNINYYDIRKKCEGSLCYDFSNMEKFLNEKYVRNALGVGDRKFISCNPLVYEAMITDWMKNLEVGIPTLIDDGIKLLVYAGEYDLICNWLGNFRWVNSMEWSGQKTFAESPMAPFTVDGKKAGLIKAYGPLSFLKVHDAGHMVPMDQPKAALAMLRRWMNGSLTEDQSIVMAADA, from the exons ATGGCGCCCCGTAGCTCCACTTCCGCTCCactcctcctctccttcttgttccacctcctcctcctcctcctccactccgccaaccctaaccctagccccaaTACTCGCCGCGTTTACTCTAGAAGGCCTATCCGGTTCGCCGAGGAGCTCATTGGCGATCTCAACCTCCTCCCAGGAATCGAAGAGGTCGAAGGGGGCGACGCGATCGAGGGATTTTCGAGCCCTCGCCTCGTAGAGCGGCGTCTTCGACTCCCGATTCTCGGAGATATCGGATCGGAGATCTCGGTCGAGCAGCTAGGGCATCATGCGGGATACTATCGCCTCGAGCACACTCATGGCGCTAG AATGTTCTACTTCTTCTTTGAATCCCGAGGCAAAAGTAGTGATCCTGTTGTTATTTGGCTCACTGGTGGTCCTGGATGCAGCAGTGAACTGGCACTTTTTTATGAAAATGGCCCATTCAAAATTGCAGATAACATGTCGCTTATTTGGAATGACTATGGTTGGGACAAG GCATCAAACCTCATTTATGTTGACCAGCCCACGGGAACTGGCTTTAGTTACACTACAGACTTACGAGACTTCCGCTTTGGGGAGAAGGGTATAGCAAATGATTTGTATGACTTTTTACAG GCTTTCTTTACTGAGCATCCAGACTACTTGAAGAACGACTTCTATATTACTGGAGAATCATATGCAGGGCATTATattcctgctgctgctgaaagGGTTTACAGAGGAAACAAGGAGAAGGAACGGCTTCATATAAATCTAAAG GGTTTTGCTATTGGCAATGGGTTGACTGACCCTGCAATTCAGTACGGTGCATATGCTGATTATGCACTAGAAATGGGCGTCATTGGGCAAGATGCACACAACACCATCGACAAGATATACCCGGCCTGCAAACTTGGAATTCAACTATGTG GTTCTTCAGGGGTAATATCATGTGCTGCGTCTTACATTCTGTGCAATTCCATATTCACTTCCATTTTGCTTCTTGCTGGGAACATTAAT TATTATGATATTCGGAAAAAATGTGAGGGGAGCCTCTGTTATGATTTCTCGAACATGGAGAAATTTCTCAATGAGAAGTATGTGAGGAATGCGCTCGGTGTTGGTGATAGGAAATTTATTTCATGTAATCCTCTCGTTTATGAAGCAATGATTACCGACTGGATGAAGAATTTGGAAGTGGGCATTCCTACCCTTATCGACGATGGCATCAAGCTCTTGGTTTACGCCGGTGAATATGATCTCATATGCAACTGGTTGG GAAACTTTAGATGGGTCAACTCGATGGAATGGTCAGGACAAAAGACATTTGCAGAATCTCCTATGGCACCATTTACAGTGGACGGCAAGAAGGCGGGACTTATTAAAGCATATGGGCCGTTGAGCTTTCTCAAG GTTCATGATGCCGGACATATGGTTCCCATGGATCAGCCCAAGGCAGCCTTGGCGATGCTGAGGAGATGGATGAATGGAAGTTTAACTGAGGATCAGAGTATTGTTATGGCTGCAGACGCATAA
- the LOC109724447 gene encoding ACT domain-containing protein ACR9-like, whose protein sequence is MPFGATGAVGSRSEGGGMGVRSEDAVVIQVGKRVGEPAVITVNCPDQTGLGCDICRIILEFGLCITRGDVSTDGQWCYLVYWVVPRSTSVTIPWTSLKNRLLSSCPTCSIPFYVDLNRPGTSPVYLLKLFSMDRKGLLHDVTQVLCELELLIHRVKVSTTPDGRVVDLFFITDGMELLHTKKRQDETCKRLNDALGSSVSCEILLAEGFQQGFSSLPPEVAEELFRLELSDSELCSHSLSPEMRKLKKANINFDNSLSPSHTLLQIHCVDQKGLLYDILRTTKDCNIQINYGRFLSDMKGFREVDLFIQQTDGKKVVDSEKQGFLSSMLRAEMLHPLRVMIISRGPDTELLVANPVELSGKGRPRVFYDATLALKLLGICIFSAEIGRQAASERQWEVYRFLLDESREFPLANSRTNRNQVVDRVRRTLMGW, encoded by the exons ATGCCCTTCGGGGCGACGGGGGCCGTGGGATCGAGATCGGAGGGCGGGGGGATGGGGGTGCGGAGCGAGGACGCGGTGGTGATACAGGTGGGGAAGCGGGTCGGGGAGCCCGCCGTGATCACCGTCAATTGCCCCGATCAGACGGGCCTCGGCTGCGATATCTGCCGTATAATCCTCGAGTTCGGCCTCTGCATTACCCGAGGAG ATGTTTCGACGGATGGGCAATGGTGCTACTTAGTGTATTGGGTTGTTCCGCGCTCAACGTCCGTGACCATCCCGTGGACTAGCTTGAAGAATCGGCTGTTGTCGTCGTGCCCAACGTGTTCGATCCCGTTCTACGTAGACTTGAATCGGCCGGGGACTTCTCCGGTCTACCTTTTGAAGCTGTTCTCCATGGATCGGAAGGGATTGTTGCATG ATGTTACTCAAGTTCTCTGTGAACTCGAACTCTTGATTCATAGAGTGAAGGTCTCGACCACGCCAGATGGTAGAGTCGTCGATCTCTTTTTTATAACCGATGGAAT GGAGCTCTTGCACACCAAAAAGAGACAAGATGAGACATGCAAAAGGTTAAATGATGCATTAGGGTCCTCCGTGAGTTGCGAGATTCTATTAGCTGAAGGCTTTCAACAGGGCTTCTCCTCTCTTCCACCGGAAGTTGCGGAAGAGCTTTTCAGGCTGGAGCTATCGGACAGCGAGCTTTGCTCGCACTCGCTTAGCCCAGAAATGAGAAAGCTAAAGAAGGCTAACATTAACTTTGACAATTCATTGAGCCCTTCGCACACTTTGCTGCAAATTCATTGCGTCGATCAAAAAGGCCTCCTTTACGACATTTTGAGGACCACGAAAGACTGTAACATTCAG ATAAATTACGGGCGATTCTTATCGGACATGAAGGGCTTTCGAGAGGTGGATCTTTTTATTCAGCAAACTGACGGGAAGAAGGTTGTGGATTCAGAGAAGCAGGGTTTTCTCTCTTCTATGTTAAGAGCCGAGATGCTCCATCCGCTACGCGTAATGATCATAAGCCGCGGCCCAGACACTGAACTCCTGGTTGCTAACCCAGTCGAGTTATCGGGAAAGGGTCGGCCTCGTGTGTTTTATGATGCTACACTTGCTCTCAAACTGCTTGGAATATGCATCTTCTCG GCCGAAATTGGAAGGCAAGCAGCATCAGAGAGGCAGTGGGAGGTCTATAGATTTCTCTTGGACGAAAGCCGCGAGTTTCCGCTAGCAAATAGTAGAACGAATAGGAATCAGGTTGTGGATAGAGTAAGGAGAACACTAATGGGCTGGTAA